From the Anguilla anguilla isolate fAngAng1 chromosome 6, fAngAng1.pri, whole genome shotgun sequence genome, one window contains:
- the pdca gene encoding phosducin a, protein MSGPTADEELPMTHTGPKGVISDWRKFKLGSEDYESIPPSKRELLRQMSNPKSTGDEERQNRKMSMQEYEMIREEDERCLRQYRKQCMQDMHERLSFGPTFDGVYELESGEAFLEVMEKEHQLTLVVVHIYEDRIPGCDALNGCLTCLSAEYPGVKFCKIRASCTGAGDRFSDDVLPAILVYKDGELLGNFLSVTKHLNEDFFATDVEAFLNEYGLLPEKEFTAYLDDEEADVE, encoded by the exons ATGTCAGGCCCAACCGCGGATGAGGAGCTGCCCatgacacacacag GTCCCAAGGGGGTTATCAGCGACTGGAGGAAGTTCAAGCTGGGAAGCGAGGACTACGAGTCCATTCCGCCCAGCAAACGTGAGCTCCTGCGGCAGATGTCCAATCCCAAAAGCACTGGCGACGAGGAAAGACAGAATCGCaag ATGAGCATGCAGGAGTACGAGATGATCAGGGAAGAGGACGAGCGGTGCCTGAGGCAATACCGCAAGCAGTGCATGCAGGACATGCACGAGCGGCTGAGCTTCGGGCCCACGTTCGACGGCGTGTACGAGCTGGAGAGCGGCGAGGCCTTCCTGGAGGTGATGGAGAAGGAGCACCAGCTCACGCTGGTGGTGGTGCACATCTACGAGGACCGGATCCCGGGCTGCGATGCCCTCAACGGCTGCCTGACCTGCCTGTCGGCCGAGTACCCCGGCGTCAAGTTCTGCAAGATCCGGGCGTCCTGCACGGGGGCCGGCGACCGCTTCTCGGACGACGTCCTGCCCGCCATCCTGGTCTACAAGGACGGGGAGCTCCTGGGAAACTTCCTGTCCGTCACCAAGCACCTCAACGAGGATTTCTTTGCGACCGATGTGGAGGCCTTCTTGAACGAGTATGGCCTGCTGCCGGAGAAGGAATTCACCGCATATCTAGACGATGAGGAGGCCGACGTGGAGTGA